In the genome of Ancylomarina subtilis, one region contains:
- a CDS encoding S9 family peptidase — MKINITHLCIPVLAIFIFACTPKEKKVERPPKIALEDFFKNPPKTSYRISPEGTKFSYRGPYKDRMNIFIQEIGSEEAVQITFETDRDIAGYFWANDNRILYLKDNGGDENFKLYGVDIDGKNPVCFTDFENVRVGIIDRLDDIPDEIIISMNKRNPQAFDPYRLNIVTGELTMLYENPGNITSWMTDHEGKLRVATAVTDMVNTTVLYRDTEKDKFKPVITTSFKESMSPQFFTFDNKKLYASSNIGRDKAEIVIFDPLTGKETESLFANDMVDVEGLAYSKKRKVLTKAIYTTDMVKFKFFDKESEDMYNRVKKELPDYDCYFTSSNTNEDKFLVRTYSDRSLGAYYIYDKNTDELKLISEVSPWMNESQMAPMKPIQYTSRDGKTIHGYLTLPVGVKAKNLPMVVNPHGGPWARDNWGFNPEIQFLANRGYAVLQMNFRGSTGYGREFWESSFKQWGQSMQDDITDAVQWAIDKGYADKDRVAIYGGSYGGYATLAGLAFTPDLYKCGVDYVGVSNMFTFMNSLPPYWEPYRQMLYEMAGDPVKDSLMLAKVSPVYHADKIKAALFVAQGANDPRVNLAESDQMVAAMKARGIDVEYMVKENEGHGFRNQENRFDFYRAMEKFLDTHLMNEKQD, encoded by the coding sequence CTATATTCATTTTTGCCTGCACACCCAAAGAAAAAAAAGTAGAGCGCCCTCCTAAAATTGCTCTGGAAGACTTTTTTAAGAACCCACCCAAAACCTCTTATCGAATTTCTCCGGAAGGAACAAAGTTTTCGTATCGTGGTCCATACAAGGATCGTATGAATATTTTTATTCAAGAAATTGGCAGTGAGGAAGCTGTGCAAATTACTTTTGAAACGGATCGTGATATTGCAGGTTATTTCTGGGCTAACGATAATCGTATTCTGTATCTAAAAGATAATGGAGGCGATGAGAATTTCAAATTGTATGGGGTTGATATCGACGGAAAGAACCCGGTTTGTTTTACCGATTTTGAAAATGTTCGTGTTGGCATAATCGATCGTTTGGACGATATTCCTGATGAGATTATCATTTCCATGAATAAGAGAAACCCACAAGCTTTTGATCCTTATCGTTTAAACATTGTGACGGGTGAATTGACCATGCTCTATGAAAATCCAGGGAATATTACCAGTTGGATGACTGATCATGAAGGCAAATTACGTGTTGCAACGGCTGTAACAGATATGGTGAATACCACTGTTCTTTATCGTGATACTGAAAAAGATAAGTTTAAGCCAGTGATTACGACCAGTTTTAAAGAGAGCATGTCGCCTCAGTTTTTCACCTTTGATAATAAAAAACTGTATGCCAGTTCTAATATTGGACGCGATAAGGCCGAAATTGTCATTTTTGATCCTCTTACTGGTAAGGAGACTGAAAGTTTATTTGCCAACGATATGGTGGATGTAGAAGGTTTGGCGTATTCGAAGAAACGTAAAGTGCTTACCAAGGCGATTTATACAACCGATATGGTTAAGTTTAAGTTTTTTGATAAGGAAAGCGAAGACATGTATAATCGTGTGAAGAAAGAGTTACCTGATTATGACTGTTATTTTACAAGTAGTAATACCAATGAAGATAAGTTTTTGGTTCGTACTTATAGTGACAGATCTTTGGGGGCTTATTATATCTACGATAAAAATACCGATGAATTAAAATTGATTTCAGAAGTGAGTCCATGGATGAATGAATCTCAAATGGCTCCTATGAAACCGATACAATACACCAGTCGGGATGGGAAAACCATTCATGGTTATCTGACGCTTCCTGTGGGTGTTAAAGCTAAAAATCTACCTATGGTGGTTAATCCTCATGGTGGACCTTGGGCAAGGGATAATTGGGGGTTCAACCCTGAGATTCAATTCCTGGCTAATCGGGGTTATGCTGTTTTACAGATGAACTTCCGAGGTTCGACAGGTTATGGTCGTGAATTCTGGGAGTCCTCATTCAAGCAGTGGGGCCAGAGCATGCAGGATGATATTACCGACGCTGTACAGTGGGCGATTGATAAGGGCTATGCTGATAAAGACCGTGTTGCAATTTATGGTGGTAGTTATGGTGGTTATGCCACTCTTGCAGGATTGGCTTTTACACCAGACTTATATAAGTGTGGTGTGGATTATGTCGGTGTGAGTAATATGTTTACTTTCATGAATAGTCTGCCTCCATATTGGGAGCCTTACCGTCAGATGCTTTACGAAATGGCTGGCGATCCAGTAAAGGATAGTTTGATGCTTGCTAAAGTTTCTCCGGTTTATCACGCTGATAAAATAAAAGCGGCTTTATTTGTTGCACAGGGCGCTAATGATCCAAGAGTTAATCTTGCAGAATCGGATCAAATGGTTGCTGCAATGAAGGCTCGCGGAATTGATGTGGAGTATATGGTGAAGGAAAATGAAGGCCATGGTTTTAGAAATCAGGAAAACCGATTTGATTTTTATCGCGCTATGGAAAAGTTTTTGGATACTCACCTGATGAATGAAAAACAGGACTAG
- a CDS encoding AMP-binding protein, whose product MKPYNNLTFPSLFSETVAKFGSSNAMALVGQSPITYKEVNSKIQTLIAFYEKLGIKPGDKVAILSSNMPNWGITYYATTFMGAVVVPILPDFSVMEIENILKHSESKAIVVSKALFAKIKDLNIDTLDYTIAVENFELINANNNTAQYDASATPDKTYQVAEDDMAAIIYTSGTTGSSKGVMLSHKNICSNATSARQLHPIDETDRFLSILPLSHTYENTLGFIIPMLAGSCIYYLGKAPVPSLLISALKEVKPTIMFSVPLIIEKIYKGKILPTINGKAITRNLYKIPFFRKRLNAIAGKKLMETFGGELTFFGIGGAKLGDKIEQFLREAKFPYAIGYGLTETSPLLAGIGVAHTQYRSTGPALAGIELKIHNPDPHTQIGEVWAKGDNVMLGYFKDPEKTKEVMTEDGWFRTGDLARMDQNNYLYIESRLKNMIVGASGENIYPEEIESVINNFKHVVESVVIEKKGKLVAMVHFNYEELEQQYKTLKKDVENYVDQQIDELMKELHEYVNARVNKFSQVQMVIAQTHPFQKTATHKIKRFLYY is encoded by the coding sequence ATGAAACCATATAATAACTTAACGTTTCCTTCACTTTTTTCGGAAACAGTTGCAAAGTTTGGCTCCTCAAATGCCATGGCACTTGTAGGACAGTCACCTATTACCTACAAAGAAGTCAACTCAAAAATACAAACCCTTATTGCTTTTTACGAAAAGCTAGGAATTAAACCGGGGGACAAAGTTGCGATTTTAAGCAGCAATATGCCCAACTGGGGGATTACCTATTATGCCACCACTTTTATGGGGGCTGTTGTTGTTCCCATTCTGCCCGATTTTTCGGTCATGGAAATTGAAAACATTTTAAAGCATTCTGAATCGAAAGCAATCGTTGTGTCAAAAGCTCTATTTGCAAAAATTAAGGACTTGAATATTGACACTCTTGATTACACTATTGCTGTTGAAAACTTTGAACTAATCAACGCCAACAATAATACAGCTCAGTATGATGCCTCTGCTACTCCGGATAAAACCTATCAAGTTGCAGAAGATGATATGGCAGCTATCATTTACACATCAGGCACAACAGGCAGTTCAAAGGGTGTGATGCTTTCGCACAAAAACATTTGTTCAAATGCGACAAGTGCCCGACAGCTTCATCCCATCGATGAAACCGATCGTTTCCTATCCATTTTGCCCCTATCGCATACCTACGAAAACACCTTGGGATTTATCATTCCCATGTTAGCGGGTTCCTGCATTTATTATCTGGGGAAAGCACCTGTTCCATCATTGTTGATATCTGCCTTAAAGGAGGTCAAACCAACGATCATGTTTTCAGTTCCTCTGATTATTGAGAAAATTTATAAGGGTAAAATACTGCCTACAATCAATGGGAAAGCCATCACTCGAAATCTTTATAAGATTCCATTTTTCCGAAAAAGGCTGAATGCCATAGCTGGAAAAAAATTAATGGAAACCTTTGGTGGCGAACTGACTTTCTTTGGTATTGGCGGAGCAAAATTGGGCGACAAAATCGAACAATTTTTACGTGAAGCTAAGTTTCCTTACGCCATTGGTTATGGGCTGACTGAAACCTCTCCTCTGCTTGCAGGTATTGGAGTTGCACATACCCAATACAGATCTACAGGCCCTGCTTTGGCTGGAATTGAACTGAAGATCCATAATCCTGATCCTCATACTCAAATTGGAGAAGTTTGGGCCAAAGGTGATAATGTGATGTTGGGTTACTTTAAAGATCCCGAAAAAACCAAAGAAGTTATGACTGAGGATGGTTGGTTTAGAACCGGTGACTTGGCAAGAATGGACCAAAACAATTACCTCTATATTGAGAGTCGACTAAAAAATATGATTGTAGGAGCCAGTGGTGAAAACATTTATCCTGAAGAAATTGAGTCGGTCATCAACAATTTCAAACATGTAGTTGAATCTGTTGTTATCGAGAAAAAAGGGAAATTGGTTGCTATGGTTCACTTCAATTACGAAGAGCTGGAACAACAATACAAAACACTTAAAAAAGATGTGGAAAATTACGTCGATCAACAAATTGATGAATTGATGAAGGAGCTGCATGAATATGTAAATGCTAGAGTCAACAAGTTTTCACAGGTCCAGATGGTGATCGCTCAGACACATCCTTTCCAAAAAACAGCAACACATAAGATCAAACGTTTTTTATACTACTAG